The genomic interval ACCTATCTGTATTGATATTATGACCAGTTCACTTAATGGAATGGTATACAATGCAGGAGGCGGAGTGTGGAGCACTTCAGGTTCAGGAACTTTTTCTAATGCCAATAATCTGATGACAGACTATTTGCTTTCCTCTACAGATAAAGCCAATACAGTGGTCACATTATACCTTACTTCTACCGGAAACGGCACTTGTAATCCCGTTGTGGATTCTCTTGTTTTGGATATTAACCCAGGCCCTTTGGTCAATGCAGGTGTCGATCAGATTATATGTGCTGATGCAGATTCAATTTTATTAAGTGGTGAATATTTTCTTGCAGGGGGAGCAAAATGGAGTTCTGCAGGTTCAGGGTTATTTACACCTTCTGATACTTCAATGATTGTATACTACAAACCTTCTGCAGCAGATACATCTGCAGGAAGCGTGAAGATATATCTTACAACCTTTGATAATATGGGTTGCAATCCTGTGACGGATAGCCTGATTATAACATTAACACCTGCACCTGTCATTAATGCAGGTACAGATCAGTTGATTTGTGTAAATCAAAATTCAATAAACTTATCCGGAGTAGTCGGTGTCGCCACAGGAGGAATGTGGGAGAGTTCCGGAGCTGGAGCATTTAACCCTGGCAGTTTAACTCTTAACACCAGTTATACTATAGCCCCTGCTGATACTTCAGCTGGAGTTTATTTTGTTTTAACCTCTACCGGTAACGGGACATGTAAACCTGTAAAAGACACTTTATTTGTTGCGTTTCAGCAACTGCCTGAAATTAGTTCAAGTGCTGCAACTATATGTGCAGATAATTCAGGTGCACCACTAAGCGGGCAGTATTCCAAAGCACAAGGATTAAAATGGACGACAACAGGAACAGGAAATTTTCTTCCTTCTGATGTTGATTTAAATATTACTTATTATCCTTCACCAGCAGATTTTTCATCAGGAAATATTCAGATTCAGTTATCTACAACAGGTAATGGGGTTTGTCCTCCTGCAACCGCAGATATTGCCGTTACAGTAAAACCTGCTCCTGTAATAGATGCAGGAACAGACAAAGTCGTATGTGCTGATAATCCTTCTGTTAATATAAATGGAACTGTAGCGAATGCTGCAGGAGGTATATGGTCAAGTTCCGGAACCGGAAGTATTTCACCGGATCCTACACTGTTGAATGTGACTTACTATCCATCCGATACTGATATTGCATCAGGAAAGGTTCAGCTATATTTTACTACAACTGGTAATGGAGATTGTTTCCCAAGAGTCGACAGCATGTTAGTTACTATTACTCCCAAACCTGTTATATATGCAGGGGAAGATCAACTTATATGTCCTAATCAGACAAGTGTTATGCTTAATGCTACTGTAAACAATGCTGGTGGAGGGCTGTGGTCTACAATTGGAACGGGCACTCATTCTGCAGCATCTTCTTTAAATAATACTTATACTTTTTCTGCTGCCGATTATTCAGCAGGTCCTATAAGGTTTATTGTGACTTCTACAGGAAACGGTTTATGTCAGCCTGTAGAAGATACTTTACTAGTATCAGTGTTCCCATTGCCGGATGTATTCGCAGGTGCTGATCAGGCAGTTTGTCGTGATGTGGATGCAATTGCATTCTCCGGAGGGTATACCATAGCTTCCGGGGCTACCTGGTATTCTACAGGTACAGGTGTTTTTTCTAACCCTAATACAACAATAACGGTATATTATCCTTCTGATCAGGATAAGGACAATGGTTTGGTTAAAATCTACTACAAGACAATTTTAGCTAATACCTGCAGACAAGTAATAGATACGGCAAATTTATATATAACTCCTATTCCTTTAGCACAAACAATTGAAGATCAAATGGTATGTGTTGATACTGATCAGATTAATCTCTCCGGAAATATTACTAATGCAACCGGAGGAGGCTGGACGACGTCAGGATCAGGAGTTTTTCTTCCGGATACCTCTGACCTGAATGCTTCTTATATAATTTCTGCACAAGATAGAAGTGCAGGATTTGTGAGACTTATTCTTACAACAAGTGGGAATTCAGGTTGTTCTAATACAGACTCTGTGAATGTTACTATTTACCCTGTTCCTGATATAACATTAGGTAATGGAAATGCCTGTATAGGCGATCAGATAACGCTGAATGCTCAGCCTTCCAATATTCCGGTTTTAGGCGAAGCAAGCTTTAGTTGGGAAAAGGAAAATACCAGTTTGCAATACACTACCTCTTCTATAACAGTAACCGAACCAGGTCTTTACAAAGTGAGATATCAGTTGGGGGCGTGCTTTAGATATGATGAGGTCAATTTATCTTTTCATTCCAAACCGACACCTCAGGTAAAGGATATGGTTGAATTTTGTATGGAGACTCAGAAGGAGGTTGTACTTGATGGTGGTCCTGCTGATCGTTATCTTTGGACGAAGTCCGGAAATACTGAAAAGCAAGAGGTTGTAAATCAGCCAGGAATGTATTATGTGCAAGTCTTTAATGAATTCAACTGTTCAAATCTGGACAGTATAAAAGTTGTAGATATTTGTCCTCCAAGGGTTTTTGTTCCAGGTATATTTACTCCTGATCATGATGATATAAATGATGTTTTTAAGACTTTTGGTAAGTATTTTACTGCCTATAAATTTACTGTTTTTAACAGATGGGGAGAGATAATTTTTTATACTGAAGATCCAACGGAAGCCTGGGATGGTACGTATTTAGGAGAACCTATGCCTAATGGGGTTTATCCATGGATTTTATACTATGAAGGATTGTCAGAGCGGTATAAAGGACCTTTTAAAGAGCAAGGAAGTGTTACTGTTGACAGATAGATTTATGAAAAGCTTTTCATTCTATTTATGCCTGATAGCAATGTGTTTTTGTTCTTGTATTAAAGAGCAGTATAAAGGTAATTCTCTGAGTTATAGGAGGCAAAGGGAGTTGTCGGATCTGCAGAATAATTACCATGTAAAAGAAACAACCAGAGTGTTGAATAAAAATGAAAGCGAAAAAGAAAAGAGACAGAAGCTTGCTGAAAAAAGAAGAATTGCTCTTGCAAAAATGAATTCTAAAAGTGGAACGAAGTATAGAAAGAGAAGGTCCTTAGAATTTGATTATTATTGATGGGTAATTTTTAATTATTATTAAAAGGACTTTAATAGTTTATCCCAATTTTTTATTTCCAAGTATTTGATCTCCTTCATTTCTTCTCATCATTTTTTTGCTTTTTACATTACATTTAAGACCTTAGCATATTCATTTTAAATAAACATCAGCTATGAAAGATGCAAATTCAACTAATCCTCAGTTTGAATTGGCTGTACAATTTGTCAATAATACCTCTCAGAATATTTTCCTTACCGGAAAAGCCGGAACAGGGAAAACTACTTTTCTCAAACATATAAAGCAGCATTCTCATAAGAAACTGGCAGTAGTAGCACCAACAGGCATTGCGGCCATCAATGCAGGAGGGGTTACGGTTCATTCATTTTTCCAGCTTCCTTTTGGTAGCTTTTTACCGCTTGGAAGTAACAGAGAAATGCCTGAAGGTAATTTTTTTAATCACCAAATGCTGTTAAAACAACTTAGGTTCGGTGGAATGAAAAGACGGTTATTGCTTGAGCTAGAATTGCTTATCATTGATGAAGTTTCCATGCTTAGAAGTGATTTGCTGGATGCTATAGATTTAATATTAAAGCAAGTGCGAAAGACCAATGCGCCATTCGGAGGTGTACAATTAGTTTTTATCGGTGATCTCTTACAGTTGCCTCCGGTTATCAAAGAAGAAGATTGGGCAATACTTAAAAAGTTTTACACTAGTCCTTTCTTTTTCGATTCACATGTTTTGAGAACAGCACCTCCTCAATATCTTGAGTTAAAGAAAATATATCGCCAGACAAATGAAGTTTTTATTGACCTGTTGAACAGACTTCGAAATGATCAGGTGCTTCAGCAAGATCTTGATTTGCTAAACAGTTATTACCGCCCCGAATTCAAGCCACAAAAACAGGACGAGTATATTACGCTTACAACTCATAACAGGAAAGCAGAAGAGATCAACCAGAGAGAATTGAATAAACTTGATGTTGAAAAGCATATCTATAAAGCTGAAATCAAAGGAGACTTTAATGAAAAAACGGTGACTGCAGAAGTGGAGCTTTTACTTAAAGAAGGAGCTCAGATAATGTTCATCAGGAATGATAAAGGAGAAAATAAAAAATTTTACAATGGCAAATTAGGTATAATAAGCAAGCTGGAACAAGATACCATTTATGTCAGCTTTTCTGCTACTGGTGATGAAATCAAAATAGAGAAAGAGACATGGAATAATGTTCGCTATAACTACAATAAAGAGACAGATGCGATAGAAGAGGAGGTTTTAGGTTCTTTTACTCAATATCCGTTAAGGCTTGCCTGGGCCATTACAATT from Sporocytophaga myxococcoides carries:
- a CDS encoding helix-turn-helix domain-containing protein yields the protein MKDANSTNPQFELAVQFVNNTSQNIFLTGKAGTGKTTFLKHIKQHSHKKLAVVAPTGIAAINAGGVTVHSFFQLPFGSFLPLGSNREMPEGNFFNHQMLLKQLRFGGMKRRLLLELELLIIDEVSMLRSDLLDAIDLILKQVRKTNAPFGGVQLVFIGDLLQLPPVIKEEDWAILKKFYTSPFFFDSHVLRTAPPQYLELKKIYRQTNEVFIDLLNRLRNDQVLQQDLDLLNSYYRPEFKPQKQDEYITLTTHNRKAEEINQRELNKLDVEKHIYKAEIKGDFNEKTVTAEVELLLKEGAQIMFIRNDKGENKKFYNGKLGIISKLEQDTIYVSFSATGDEIKIEKETWNNVRYNYNKETDAIEEEVLGSFTQYPLRLAWAITIHKSQGLTFSKAIVDAGESFAPGQVYVALSRLTSLEGLVLYSKIRIDSINTDQHALNFSLLERDEQSLHQDLKDGEKQYVHAKLFEVFNFASLSDVMEQFHTSMFDRRLTFLDEATELAKRLLEKAKAMEVVSEKFVRQMEQLLKTASDDKYTCLKERVDAAGKYFLDTIKNELVIPLEQHYENVKNLKKVKQYLQDLNEVSDLIKRKNYQLEQAMQLTTGLATGSDPGVLLKEVQLSGKNRHEVEKEKSMIQLPGVKAKKGDTHRLSLELFRQGKSIELIAEERGLNISTIEGHLASFILTGEVAVGEIVKEDKIKDIVAVIEEMGDMRTALYKDRLGENYSYSEIKAVLNWRDKNREQKPI